One part of the Bdellovibrio bacteriovorus genome encodes these proteins:
- a CDS encoding ABC transporter permease produces MPAIERSRPQAPPLAKIVLWVTLLLLHTPILVMILGALIEKTPDSWNWTLRWFAEVVNDQALMDALKNSVFVGVIASLLSTVIGTSAAVGLYRSAGGWRWAVEGLSVVSLVFPEIVFALSLLSLFFILQFELGLTTVVIAHVSFSISYVMMTVGARLATLDRSLEDAARDLGATEWQTYRSVVLPLLVPSIIGGGALSFLLSFDDFLITYFVNGVGQDTLPVKLYTAMKLGVSPKLNALSSLMFVMTLLALIFFFRSSAFRVFFEARGKHESKSEKENP; encoded by the coding sequence GTGCCCGCAATTGAACGAAGCCGTCCTCAGGCGCCCCCACTAGCGAAGATTGTTTTGTGGGTGACGCTGCTTTTGCTGCACACACCGATTCTGGTTATGATTCTGGGGGCGTTGATTGAAAAGACGCCGGATTCCTGGAACTGGACCCTGCGCTGGTTTGCTGAAGTCGTGAATGATCAGGCTTTGATGGATGCCTTGAAAAACAGTGTGTTTGTCGGCGTGATTGCAAGTCTTCTTTCGACTGTGATTGGCACCAGTGCGGCGGTGGGATTGTACCGCTCTGCCGGAGGCTGGCGCTGGGCTGTCGAGGGGCTGTCCGTGGTTTCTCTGGTGTTTCCAGAGATTGTTTTTGCGCTGTCGCTTTTGTCGTTGTTCTTTATTTTGCAGTTTGAGCTGGGGCTGACAACCGTCGTGATTGCCCATGTCAGCTTCAGTATTTCCTATGTGATGATGACTGTCGGGGCAAGGCTTGCAACGCTGGATCGCAGCCTTGAGGATGCCGCCCGTGATCTTGGCGCCACCGAATGGCAGACCTATCGTTCGGTGGTGTTGCCGCTGTTGGTGCCGTCGATCATCGGTGGCGGGGCTTTAAGTTTCTTGCTGTCCTTTGACGATTTTCTGATCACCTATTTCGTGAACGGTGTGGGGCAGGATACGCTGCCAGTCAAGCTTTACACGGCGATGAAACTGGGGGTCAGCCCCAAGCTCAATGCGCTTTCAAGTCTGATGTTTGTTATGACTTTGCTGGCGCTGATTTTCTTCTTCCGTTCTTCCGCGTTCCGTGTTTTCTTTGAAGCGCGGGGGAAGCATGAATCCAAATCAGAAAAAGAAAATCCTTAG
- a CDS encoding ABC transporter permease, giving the protein MKLRDLFLLPVGLWFVVFVLLPLIIVGVVSFATRGTYGGVEWSWTMANYVRAFSPTYLGIFAESFKLALVTTGFCLVLGVLVSWAMATSSTRLRQLYLMAIVLPFLTNLVIRIYAIRLFVGAEGPLQAGLTFLGIPFDAFALTQNKWLVLYGMITTYLPFMVLPLYGAFEKFDFSLVEAAQDLGADVWKILFTVILPNLKKALWAGSLLVFIPSLGEYVIPDLLGGAKNMLYGNLITEQFLKARDWPFGAALSVLMMVLLLVLALVFRMWEARRARN; this is encoded by the coding sequence GTGAAATTAAGAGATCTGTTCCTTCTGCCGGTGGGTTTGTGGTTTGTGGTCTTTGTGCTGCTGCCGCTGATTATTGTCGGGGTGGTGAGTTTTGCAACCCGCGGAACCTATGGTGGCGTCGAATGGTCATGGACCATGGCCAACTATGTGCGGGCTTTTTCGCCGACTTACCTGGGGATTTTTGCCGAGAGTTTCAAGCTGGCTCTTGTTACGACGGGGTTTTGCCTGGTGTTGGGAGTTCTTGTGTCCTGGGCCATGGCGACCTCTTCCACGCGTTTGCGCCAGCTTTATCTGATGGCCATCGTTCTGCCATTTCTGACCAATCTGGTGATTCGTATTTACGCCATCCGACTTTTTGTCGGGGCCGAGGGGCCGCTTCAGGCCGGGCTGACGTTCTTGGGAATTCCCTTTGATGCATTTGCCCTGACCCAGAACAAGTGGCTGGTGCTTTACGGAATGATCACAACTTATCTGCCATTTATGGTTTTGCCGCTGTATGGGGCATTTGAAAAATTTGATTTTTCTTTGGTGGAGGCCGCTCAGGATCTGGGGGCGGATGTCTGGAAAATTCTTTTTACGGTGATTTTGCCGAATCTGAAAAAAGCTCTGTGGGCGGGGTCCTTGCTGGTGTTTATTCCTTCATTGGGTGAATACGTGATTCCCGATCTTTTGGGCGGCGCCAAGAACATGCTTTATGGAAACCTGATCACCGAGCAATTTTTGAAAGCCCGTGACTGGCCTTTCGGGGCTGCCTTGTCTGTGCTGATGATGGTGCTTTTGCTGGTGTTGGCGTTGGTATTCAGAATGTGGGAGGCGCGCCGTGCCCGCAATTGA